From the genome of Vicinamibacteria bacterium:
GGCGCTCCCGCAGCGACTCCCGCATCTGGCCGATGTCGGCCTTCTGCAGATGACGAAGGCCGCCGTGGATGGTCTTGAGGCTGTTCCAGGAGACGCCCGCCCCGAAGTCCTCCGCCTCGATGAGGGCCACGTGGAGGCCGCGCTGGGCCGCGTCCCAGGCCGCGGTCACGCCGTAGATGCCGCCCCCCACAATGAGGAGATCGTGCTCGCGCGCGGCGAGAAGACCGAGGTCCCGTTTCATCTTCTGCGGCCCAGACCTCCGGTCGCGGGAGAAGGAGCGGCCTTCAGGCGTGCTCGAGAACCGCGGTGTCCGGCCACTGCCCGACGATAGCATCGGGGCCTGGACCCTGGGTAACCCCCGCCGACCGCGGGGGGCGGCTGTTGTTTCTGGCCCTGGTTCCGACAGTCGGCCTGCTCCTCATGACGGGCGCGTGCGCATACATGGCGCGGCAACAGTTCTTCAACAATGCGCAAGCCGAACTAGCGGCCGCCAGTCCAGGTGAGCAACCGGCGACATCGCTAGGCTGGTGGCGGCCCTGGCTCAAGGGGAGACCAGGGCCGGTCGGTCTTCCGGGACGACGGCCCGCTAGGGCCGACACCGGCGGCCCAAGGCGGTCCTACCGGCAGCGAAATTCGACGCAATAAAGCGCTTGACATGCAAGGTACCACTTGCCTATTATAGGCAAGTAGTTGCTTGCGTATAGAACATGGCAGAGCGCCACGACACCGACGTGCTGTTCAAGGCCCTGGCCGATCCCAGCCGGCGCAAGCTGCTGGACCTGCTGCATGCGCACGACGGCCGCACACTCAACGAGCTGTGCGAGCACCTGGACATGACGCGGCAGGGCGTGACGCAGCACTTGGACTTGCTGGAGGCGGCCAACCTGGTCGCCACCGTGCGGCGCGGCCGCGAAAAGCTCCACTTCCTCAATCCCGTACCGCTGCAGGCGATCTACGAGCGCTGGATTGCCAAGTTCGAGAAGCCGCGCCTCAAGGCGCTTGACGATCTGAAACGACGACTGGAGAAAGCCAATGGCTAGATCAACCTTTGTCTATGTGAGCTACATCCGCACCACGCCGGAGAAGCTGTGGTCAGCTCTGACCGACGTGGAGTTCATAAAGCAGTACTGGTTCGGCGTGCGCTGCGAGTGCCAGTGGACGGTGGGATCCTCGTGGAAGTTGGTGGCCGGCGACGGTCAAATCCTCGACGCCGGCGAGATCCTCGAGGCCGAGCGCCCGCGGCGCCTAGTGATCCGCTGGCAGCACCAGAACAAGCCCGAGCTCAAGGCCGAGGGCGAGTCGCAATGCACGATGGAGCTGGAGCCCAGTGGAACGGCGGTCAAGCTCTCCATCACCCACACCGTCGAGCGCGAACCCTCGAAATTCATCGAGGCGGTGTCCGGCGGCTGGCCGAAGGTCGTCTCCAACCTGAAGTCCCTGCTGGAGACCGGCTCCATCGTTCTGCCCGACCCGTACCCGACGGGCAATCAGCGGCAGATGCCTGCGGCCAGCCGCTGACACACCCCAGGTCTCCGGGCGCATGGTTTCCAGATCTCCGCCGGGGGGAGGGGCCCCGTCCGCCAGGACGTCGACGCGGATCCGGGTCGTCATGGCGGCGGCCAGCCGGTCGCCGGATCCAGCCATTCCTTCCGGGGCGTGAAGAGAAGCCCGTGGTCGAGGCCCAGCTTCAGGACCGCTTCCTTCGCGGCCTTGAGCTGGGGAGCGCGGGCGAACGTTTCGCGACAGGAGGGGTGGAAGCGATCGACCTCGTCGTAGACGGAGAGGACGCGCCCCCGGAGCCGGGGGGCCAGCGCCTCGGTCCCCCCGCCGCAGGAGCCGAGGACGACGACGTTCAAGCCGTCCTCGCCCAGCTCCGCCGCGGCCGCGAGGGCGAGGAAGCCGCCCTTGGAAGCGCCGAGCAGGGTCACCCTCTCCGGGGCCGCGCCCGCTTTGACGAGCGCCCGGACCTGGCCGGCCACCCGGGCCGCGAAGGGAAGGCTGGCCTCTCCCTTCCGGACCTCGCTGATCACGGTGAAGCCACGCTCGGCCAGGGCAGCCAGGATCGCGTCGTACGCGTAGGGCCCGAAGTCGGGGCTGACCGCGTGGCGGCCCTGGTCCTCCAGGATGCGGCCGTGCAGGTAGATGAGATAGCGAGCGCGGGGATCGATCGTGGCCGGCACGTCCTCGTGGACGGACCCGGAAGGGCGGCCACCGCTCGCCTCCCCCCGCTCTTGGTCCAGCTGCTTGTGGTAGACCTGCTCGGCCCGGGCCACGGCCGTCTGGTAGCCCACGGGGTCGATGAAGGGGTTGGGGGTGGCCCCGGTGCGGAGCCGGCGCGCCTTGTCGTCCGCTCCGTAGAGGGAGGCGTGGGAGGCGAGGAAGACCTCCCCGGACAACCCTTTGAGGACGCGGAACGTCTTCGCGTAGTCCTCCGCGATGCCTGGGTAAGAAGGCTTGTTCAGGAGGCGTGTGCCGGGGTTGATGCTCATGCTCCCCACGATGACGACCTGTCGGGTCTTCTCCGCGTCCTTGACGTCGAGGGTCCAGGTCGTGCAGCCGGGGGTGTGGCCGGGAGTGCGGACGGCGGTCAGGGTCGCGCCTCCGAGCGAGACTTTCTCGCCGTCGTGGAGGACCCGGTCCACCGGACAGGGGGGCCAGAAGTACTCCTCCCCGAAGAGATAGTCCCCTTTGCCGCCGGCCGCGAACACCCCGTCGTCCCCTTCCATCACCATGACCCGGGCTCCCGTGAGCTCCCGCAGGCGCGGGATGCCCGCGGCGTGGTCGAAGTGGGCGTGGCTCTGGAGCAGGATCTTCACGTCCTCCAGGCGGAAGCCCAGCGCGCGCACGTTTTGCTGGATCTGGGGCGCGGTCTCCACGAAGCCGCCGTTGATGATGATGTGGCCTTCCGGGGTCGCCACCAGGAACGAGGTGATGTCGCTCGCCCCCACGGAATAGAGGTTGCCGATGATGAGATAGGGCGCCGCCGGCCGATTCATGGAGCGGTAGGTCTCGTTCGACTGCGCGCCCACGAGGGGGGCAATCAAGATCGACATGAGGAAGATCGCGCAGCAGCGCATGGTCGGTTACCTCCTTTTCGAGGAATCGAGCCTCTCCCCGCGGGGAGCCGTGCTCCCTCCAGCACAATGCGCGCCAGGCAGGAAGGCGTTGGCTGCCTGAGTGATGAAGCGTCTCGACGGGGGGGGTGTGTCCAGCCCCAAACGACGTCGTGTCCGGACAGGCACGCCCGGGGTCGGCTCAGGCGGAACCTTGGGCTTGCCCCACCCGCAAGACCACCATGGTGGCGTCGTCCGAAGCGTCCATGTCCCCGCGGTGGGCCCGCAGCGCTTCGCCGACACGGGCGAGGAGCCGGGCCACGTTGCTCTCCCGCTCCTCGACCAGGAGGGCCTCCAGCCGGCCCATGCCGAAGGCCTCCCCCCCCTCGTTCTCCGCCTCCACCAGGCCGTCGGTGAAGAGAAAGAGGCCGTCCCCCGCGCCCAGGGCCACCCGGCGCTCCTCGTAGCCGCCCCCGGGAAGCAGACCCAGCGGCCGGCCCGTGGACTCCAGGCATTCCAGGCGACCATCCGCCCGCAACCCCACCTGCGTGTTGTGGCCGGCGCTCACGTAGCGCAGCACACCCCCCCGCCCATCAAGGATGGCGAGGAAGAGGGTCAAGTAGGTGGCGCCAAGGGTGGAGGCTGCCATTTCGTCGTCCAGCTGCGCCGCGAGCACCGCGAGGTCGCTCTCCAGGGGCAGGCGGGCGCGGAGGGTGGCCTGGACGTTGGCCATGAGCAGCGCGGCCGGCAAGCCCTTGCCCGAGACGTCACCGACCATCAAGGCCGCTTCTCCGTCCGCGAGCCCGAAGTAGTTGAAGAAATCGCCCCCCACCTCGCGGGCGGGAATCGAAACCCCGTTCGCCTCCGCGAATGGGAGGCGCAGGGGCGACCGGGGGAGCAGGTACTCCTGGATGCGGCGGCACATCTCGAGCTCCTTGTGCAGCCGCTCCTCCTGCAAGAGGTGCTCCTGGTGGGCGCGCAGGTCCTTGGCCAGGCGATTGAACGTGGCGGCCAGGCGTCCGAACTCCCGCCCGGAGAGCATCGGCACCTGCGCATCCAGATCCCCGCGGGCCAGGCGCTCCGCCCCCTCGGTGAGGGTGGCCAGGTTCCGGGTCATGCCTCGCGAGAGGGGCAGGATGCCGAAGAGCGCGAGACACACCATGCCCAGGCCGTAGCCGAGGTTTCGCACCGCGGTGCGTCGGATCTCCCGGAGCGACTCCCCGACCGGGCGGGCCACGCCCAGAGTCAAGCCGGATTCGGGGTCGCGGCGGGAGACTACCACCCAGTCCCCGCTCCCCGCGGAGGTCATGCGGGGCTCGGGGCCGGTGACCAGGGTCAAACCCAGGGCCTGGAGGGTCTTCAGATCCGCGGGGTCCGGGGCGTAGATCTTGCGGTCGGCGTCGAGGGCGAATGGGATCCCGCCCGGCTGACGCTGGCCACCGGAGAGGACGGTGAGGAGGAGGCTGCGCAGCTCAGCCTGCTCCGCGGTGGCGAGCGCGTCCAGGCGCGCCTTCTGATAGGCGGCGCCGCGGGGCTCCCGCGACCGCTGGCGCATCCTTTCGATACGGCCGGAGAGCTCGTGGGCCACGGCGTCCAGCCGGCTGCTCATGTCCTCGGCCAGAGCCCCCGCCTCCTCCGCCACCGCCCGCCGGAAGGCCCGCTGGGAGGACACGTACGAGTAGACGGTCACGCCGCTCAGGGGAACGACGCTCAGGAGGAGGAAGGCCAGGATGAGCTGGGTGCGGAGCTTCATGGGGCGGGAGTCGTGGGGTTCCTTCGCCGAGCCAAGAACAAAAGCCTATCATGCGCAGCGGATCGGCTAGCATGGCTTCGATGAGGGCCTACTACGACCGTCGGGCCCCCGAGTACGACGACTGGTATACGGGCGAGGGCCTTTTCGCCGCCCGTGAGCGGCCGGGCTGGGAGGAGGAGCGGGCCGCCGTCATCCGCCTGGTCGCGGGTCTCCCCCCCGCCCGGGTCCTCGACGTGGCCTGCGGGACCGGTTATCTCACCCGGCACCTCCAGGGTGCCGTCCTGGGCCTCGATCAGAGCGCGGCCATGCTGAGCGTCGCCCGCGGCCGCGCCCCCCGCGCCTCCTGGGTGCGCGGGGACGCCCTGGCCCTCCCCTTTCCCGATCGCAGGTTCGACCGCGTCTTCGTCGCCCATTTCTACGGGCACCTGCTACCCGACGACCGGGCGCTGTTTCTGGGCGAAGCCCGCGCGGTGGGGGACGAGCTCGTGATCGTGGATGCGGCCTGTCGGGGGGGCCCTCCCCGCGACGAGTGGCAGGAGCGGATCCTCTCCGACGGGTCGCGGCACAAGGTCTTCAAGCGCTTCTTCTCCGCCCCCGCGCTCCTCGCGGAGCTCGGGGGAGGAAAGGTCCTCCACGAGGGCCACTGGTTCGTGGCGGTGACGGCGTCGAGCGTCCGAAGGGAGACGACGCGCGCGGCGGCGGCGGGCTGGGGGGACTAGACTCCCGGGCCTCCCCGGTGGGGATCAGCGGGGGGGCGGAGGATCGGCGAGGGGCACGCCGCGGAACCGGAAGTAGAGGGCGAGGTCGTACGCGATCTTCAGGCCCCCGGCCAGGAAGAAGGGCACGCCGCTCGCCGCCCGGGCCAAGGCAAAACCGGAGAATACCGGGGCCGCGGACTGGGCCAGGGCCCGCGCGCTGGTGGTGAAGCCGGCGGCCGCGGACCGCTCGTCGGGCGCGACCAGGGCCATGGTGTAGGCCTGGCGGGTGGGGACATCCATCTGGGACAGCAGGTGACGGGCCAGGAGGGCCGCCGCGGCCAGAGGGAACGAGGGCATGAGGGGGACGAGCAGGAGCAGCACGTTGGAGGGCAGGTGGGTCAGGACCATGGTGTTCAGGAGTCCGATCCGCTCGCCCACGGGGGCGGCGGCCAGGAAGGACAGGGCGGAGAGCAGGTTGGTGCCGAAGAAGAGCGGCCCCAGAACCTCGGGGCCGACGCCGAACCGCAGGTGAAACCAGTACGCGAGCAGGGCCTGGACGATGAATCCCCCCGCCAGCGCGTCCACCGACTGCAGGGCGGCCAGCTCCAGGACGATCCCGCGGGAGCGGTGAAGCCCGAGCGGAGAGGGCGGGGAGGTCGAGCGTCGGTCCGGAGCGAGGCGGGTGTAGAGAAGGGTCAGGGCCAGGCCGCCCCCGGCATAGAGCCAGAGCAGCCCGCGGTAGGCTTCTATGGGGGTCCCCCCCCGCGCCTCGACCGCGTGCAGCCAGAGCCCCGCGGCCAAGGCGCCCAGGGCGGCGGGCAGGAACCCGCAGATGTTGTACCAGGCGTAGGCGCGCGTCCGCGCCTCCGCGGGCACGGCTTCCGCGAGCATGGCCTGCTCGAGGGGAGAGAAGGGCCCCGCCTCCTGCCCGCTGGGGCTGAGGGTGCCGAGGACGGCCGCCGCCATCAGCACCCAGGGATCATGGGCCACGGCCAGAAACACCCCCGCCACCGCAATGAAGGGGGCGGTCAGGATCAAGATGCGCCGCCTCCCCACCCGATCCGCCACCGCGGCCAGCAGGGTGGTGAGGACCGCGTCCTCGACCAGGGTGGCCGTGAACACCCCGCCGATCTGGGCCGCGGAGAGGCCCCGCTCCGACAAGAAAAGGGCCAGCACCACCGACAGGTAGCCGAAGGAGAACGTTCGCAGGGCGCGGCCCGCGAAGACGAGGCGCCCGTCGCGGCTGAGGGCGAGCACGAGCTCAGGCGAGGACGGCGGCGAGCGCGTCCGCGGCTCGCTCGCAATCGGCACGCGAGACGTCGTGGTGGGTCACGAGGCGCAGGGTGGAGGCGTCCATGGCGGAGGCGAGCACGCCGCGAAGGGCCAGGGCCGCCGCCACCTCCGGGGCCCGGTCTTGTTCCATCCTCCCCACCACGATGTTCGTGCGCGCGGGCAGGACGCGCACGCGGGGGGCGAGCGCGAGACGGCGGGCCAGGACTTGGGCGTTCTCGTGGTCCTCGACCAGCCGATGGACCATGGTGTGCAGACCAACGAGGCCAGCCGCGGCCAATATCCCGGCTTGGCGCATGCCCCCCCCGAGCTGCTGCCGCACCCGCCGCGCTCGGGGATAAAGACGCGCCGAGCAGAGGAGCATGGAGCCCACGGGTGCGCAGAGTCCCTTGGAGAAGGTCACCATCGCGGTGTCGGCGCCTTTCAGCAGCTCCCGCGGCGCTACCCCCTCCGCCACCGCCGCGTTCCACACCCGGGCCCCGTCGATGTGCACGTTCAGGCCCGCCTCGCGGCAGGCCGCGATCGTTTCCGCGGTCTCCCGCGCGGAGGACACCACTCCCCCCGCGAGGTTATGGGTATTCTCGAGGACCACGAGGCCGACCTGGGCCCGGTTGAGGGCCGGGGGCTTGAGCGCCCGCCGAACGTGATCGGGCGTCAGGCGCCCGTCCTCCGTCACCACCACGTGGGGGGCCACCCCCGAGAGCGCGGCCATGCCCGAGAGCTCGTACTGCACCACGTGGCTGCGCTCGTCCGCCAGAACCTCCTGGCCCGGCTCCGTGAGGAGCCGAATCGCGATCTCGTTCCCCATGGTCCCCGAGGGGACGAAGAGGGCGGCCTCGAAGCCCAGGCGTTGCGCCGCCTCCTCCTGCAGCCGGTTGACGGTGGGGTCCTCTGCGTAATAGTCGTCCCCGACCTCGGCTTCGGCCATGGCCTGCCGCATGGCGGGCGTGGGCCGGGTCACGGTGTCCGACCGGAGGTCTATGGGTGCGGTCACGCCGCGCGGTCGCGCGGCCCGCGGGCGTAGAGGAGCTTGCGGTCATCCTCCGGGATCCGCGTCCCCACGAGCAGGTCCCAAAGGCCGCTCGTGAGGCCGTAACCCACCTCCGCCCCCCGCTTGCTGTGGTGGTACATGTGGTGGCGGCGGATGTAGTCGAAGTACTTCCACCGGAAAAGGTGGAAATGCACGGTGTAGTGCACCCACTCCTCCATCACGTAGCACAGCAGCAGGGCCGCCACCACCACGGGGGCGGTGGCCAAGGGAGCCCGGGAGGCGGCGAGGACAAAGAGCACCGCGAAGGGGATGCTGTCCAAGTAACCGTTGATGTACAGGCCGTCCCAGGGGCGCTGGTGGTGATCCCCATGCATGGTGTCGAAGAAGGTGTGCATCCGGTGTTTGAGCCAGTTCTTCCCGTCCGGGAACCGGCCGTGGAGGATGAAGCGATGCACGATGTACTCGAGCCAAGTCCAGATGACGACCCCGAGCGCGAGGGAGGCCAGGGTCACGAGCGGGCGCGAGTAAAGGGCGAGCGGCACCACGATCGCCGCGTAGGTCGTGTAGAGGATCGTCACCGGGTAGAAGCGTCGGCGGGCCTTTTTGGCCTCGTCGGCGAGAACGACCCCCTGGGGGAACTCGGGCAAGGGGATGCCATCAACGGATTTCAGGATCATCGGTGTCTCAGACTCAAAGTAAGCAAAGTAACCGCTTTGCGGGCCCCTGGTCAAGGGGGGCCGTCCAGGCCGCACGCCCCCCCTATTCTTACGACCATGAGGGTCAGCAGGTTCAATCGAGGGCGGAGGCGCAGGGGGAATGGACCCACCGCCCGCCGGGCCGAGCTCATCCGCGCGCCCGCCGCCGCTCTGCGCGCTCCCGATCCCAGAAAACGAGGTCCGTGGAGACGACGCGGGCTTTCAGGAACCGGAGGAGGGTGGTGACCTGGCCGCGGTGGTACGTCGAGTGGTTGGCGACGTGCTGGACGAGCTGCCAGAGGGGAGCCTCGAACGGCCTGCCCTTGAGATTTTGGTAGCGGACCTTCTCGCGCACCGCCTGCTCCCGGAGGCTCTTGAACCAGGCCTTCCGATGCTCCTCCACCACCCGCCACCGCTCGCGGAGGGCGAGCACATCGGGAAACTCCCCCTCGTCGATCATGCGCGGCGGGGAGACCCCTTTGAACCGCTCCAGCCAGAGCCACTCCGCTCCCAGCATGTGGGCGAGGGTGCCCCGCACCCCCCCATGGCTGGATCCGAGGTCGCGCTTGAAGTCGTCGACACTCAGGGTGGCCGCCGAGCGCACGATCCGGTGGTTGGCCCAGGTCGTGTATTCCAGCAGCCGGCCGAGCGCATCCTTGTTGGTCATGACGGCCCTCCCGGACCGGGTACATTCTACGGGGCGGCGGGGCTAGAATCACCGCTCCCTTGGTCCCAGGAGGATCGACATGCCCCTCGTGCGCATCAGTCTTGCTCCCGGCCGCGGCCCCGACGACCGGCGGGCCATCGCAGACGGCGTCCATCGGGCCCTGATGGAGACCGCGGGCGTGCCCGCCGCCGACCGCTTCCAGGTCGTGGAGGAGGTACCGGGGCCGGACCTGCACTTTAGCCCCGAATATCTCGGAATCGCGCACACCCCGGGGATCGTCTTTGTGCAGATCTTCCTCAACGTCGGGCGCTCGGTGGAGGTCAAGAAAGCCCTCTACGCGAGGATGGCGGAGAACCTGGCCGCCTCCCCGGGCCTGCGCAAGGAGGACCTGGTGATCAACCTCGTGGAGGTGGCCAAGGAGAACTGGTCCTTCGGCAACGGCCTCATGGGATACCCGCCCTGACAGCGACCGCCCGGTCAAGACTCGATCAGTAGAGGAACCGCCCCCGTTACCTTGCGCGAGCCCACCGACGACCCGCAGGCCCGGCAGAGGTACTCGTGGAGCTCGCCGTCGGGCAGGATCAGGAGCAGCCGCTCCCGGACCGGCTGGGCGGTTTGGCAGCGCCCGCAGAAGAGGACGGAGGCCTGAAACTCCTGGAAGCTCTCCGGCCCGGGCGAGGGACGTCGTGGCAGCATGCATCTAGCTTTGACGGGCACCCCCGGACGAGTCAAGCGGGCCCATAGGGCTCCCGCTCCATCCGGTCAGATCAGGGGGGGCAGGCCGCGCCCTGGTCCGCCCAGGCCTTCACGTGGGCGGCGAAGGCAGCGCGGGCGCCGGGGGCGGGGGCGCGCCCTTCGCCGGGAGCCCATCCCCAGCCCACGAGCGGATCCTTGGTCACGTGGAGCACGATCTGCCCGAGATCCTTTCCCCCGTTTTGTGCCGGATCCTTGAGCTGACGGCAGAGCTCGCCCGGCTTAAGGCCCTCGAAGACCATCCGCATGGCGGGGGGCGGGA
Proteins encoded in this window:
- a CDS encoding MFS transporter; this encodes MLALSRDGRLVFAGRALRTFSFGYLSVVLALFLSERGLSAAQIGGVFTATLVEDAVLTTLLAAVADRVGRRRILILTAPFIAVAGVFLAVAHDPWVLMAAAVLGTLSPSGQEAGPFSPLEQAMLAEAVPAEARTRAYAWYNICGFLPAALGALAAGLWLHAVEARGGTPIEAYRGLLWLYAGGGLALTLLYTRLAPDRRSTSPPSPLGLHRSRGIVLELAALQSVDALAGGFIVQALLAYWFHLRFGVGPEVLGPLFFGTNLLSALSFLAAAPVGERIGLLNTMVLTHLPSNVLLLLVPLMPSFPLAAAALLARHLLSQMDVPTRQAYTMALVAPDERSAAAGFTTSARALAQSAAPVFSGFALARAASGVPFFLAGGLKIAYDLALYFRFRGVPLADPPPPR
- the bla gene encoding subclass B3 metallo-beta-lactamase; the encoded protein is MRCCAIFLMSILIAPLVGAQSNETYRSMNRPAAPYLIIGNLYSVGASDITSFLVATPEGHIIINGGFVETAPQIQQNVRALGFRLEDVKILLQSHAHFDHAAGIPRLRELTGARVMVMEGDDGVFAAGGKGDYLFGEEYFWPPCPVDRVLHDGEKVSLGGATLTAVRTPGHTPGCTTWTLDVKDAEKTRQVVIVGSMSINPGTRLLNKPSYPGIAEDYAKTFRVLKGLSGEVFLASHASLYGADDKARRLRTGATPNPFIDPVGYQTAVARAEQVYHKQLDQERGEASGGRPSGSVHEDVPATIDPRARYLIYLHGRILEDQGRHAVSPDFGPYAYDAILAALAERGFTVISEVRKGEASLPFAARVAGQVRALVKAGAAPERVTLLGASKGGFLALAAAAELGEDGLNVVVLGSCGGGTEALAPRLRGRVLSVYDEVDRFHPSCRETFARAPQLKAAKEAVLKLGLDHGLLFTPRKEWLDPATGWPPP
- a CDS encoding DinB family protein, whose protein sequence is MTNKDALGRLLEYTTWANHRIVRSAATLSVDDFKRDLGSSHGGVRGTLAHMLGAEWLWLERFKGVSPPRMIDEGEFPDVLALRERWRVVEEHRKAWFKSLREQAVREKVRYQNLKGRPFEAPLWQLVQHVANHSTYHRGQVTTLLRFLKARVVSTDLVFWDRERAERRRARG
- a CDS encoding SpoIIE family protein phosphatase → MKLRTQLILAFLLLSVVPLSGVTVYSYVSSQRAFRRAVAEEAGALAEDMSSRLDAVAHELSGRIERMRQRSREPRGAAYQKARLDALATAEQAELRSLLLTVLSGGQRQPGGIPFALDADRKIYAPDPADLKTLQALGLTLVTGPEPRMTSAGSGDWVVVSRRDPESGLTLGVARPVGESLREIRRTAVRNLGYGLGMVCLALFGILPLSRGMTRNLATLTEGAERLARGDLDAQVPMLSGREFGRLAATFNRLAKDLRAHQEHLLQEERLHKELEMCRRIQEYLLPRSPLRLPFAEANGVSIPAREVGGDFFNYFGLADGEAALMVGDVSGKGLPAALLMANVQATLRARLPLESDLAVLAAQLDDEMAASTLGATYLTLFLAILDGRGGVLRYVSAGHNTQVGLRADGRLECLESTGRPLGLLPGGGYEERRVALGAGDGLFLFTDGLVEAENEGGEAFGMGRLEALLVEERESNVARLLARVGEALRAHRGDMDASDDATMVVLRVGQAQGSA
- a CDS encoding cytoplasmic protein, which codes for MLPRRPSPGPESFQEFQASVLFCGRCQTAQPVRERLLLILPDGELHEYLCRACGSSVGSRKVTGAVPLLIES
- a CDS encoding tautomerase family protein → MPLVRISLAPGRGPDDRRAIADGVHRALMETAGVPAADRFQVVEEVPGPDLHFSPEYLGIAHTPGIVFVQIFLNVGRSVEVKKALYARMAENLAASPGLRKEDLVINLVEVAKENWSFGNGLMGYPP
- a CDS encoding metalloregulator ArsR/SmtB family transcription factor, translating into MAERHDTDVLFKALADPSRRKLLDLLHAHDGRTLNELCEHLDMTRQGVTQHLDLLEAANLVATVRRGREKLHFLNPVPLQAIYERWIAKFEKPRLKALDDLKRRLEKANG
- a CDS encoding GntG family PLP-dependent aldolase, which gives rise to MTAPIDLRSDTVTRPTPAMRQAMAEAEVGDDYYAEDPTVNRLQEEAAQRLGFEAALFVPSGTMGNEIAIRLLTEPGQEVLADERSHVVQYELSGMAALSGVAPHVVVTEDGRLTPDHVRRALKPPALNRAQVGLVVLENTHNLAGGVVSSARETAETIAACREAGLNVHIDGARVWNAAVAEGVAPRELLKGADTAMVTFSKGLCAPVGSMLLCSARLYPRARRVRQQLGGGMRQAGILAAAGLVGLHTMVHRLVEDHENAQVLARRLALAPRVRVLPARTNIVVGRMEQDRAPEVAAALALRGVLASAMDASTLRLVTHHDVSRADCERAADALAAVLA
- a CDS encoding SRPBCC family protein yields the protein MARSTFVYVSYIRTTPEKLWSALTDVEFIKQYWFGVRCECQWTVGSSWKLVAGDGQILDAGEILEAERPRRLVIRWQHQNKPELKAEGESQCTMELEPSGTAVKLSITHTVEREPSKFIEAVSGGWPKVVSNLKSLLETGSIVLPDPYPTGNQRQMPAASR
- a CDS encoding methyltransferase domain-containing protein — protein: MASMRAYYDRRAPEYDDWYTGEGLFAARERPGWEEERAAVIRLVAGLPPARVLDVACGTGYLTRHLQGAVLGLDQSAAMLSVARGRAPRASWVRGDALALPFPDRRFDRVFVAHFYGHLLPDDRALFLGEARAVGDELVIVDAACRGGPPRDEWQERILSDGSRHKVFKRFFSAPALLAELGGGKVLHEGHWFVAVTASSVRRETTRAAAAGWGD
- a CDS encoding sterol desaturase family protein, with the translated sequence MILKSVDGIPLPEFPQGVVLADEAKKARRRFYPVTILYTTYAAIVVPLALYSRPLVTLASLALGVVIWTWLEYIVHRFILHGRFPDGKNWLKHRMHTFFDTMHGDHHQRPWDGLYINGYLDSIPFAVLFVLAASRAPLATAPVVVAALLLCYVMEEWVHYTVHFHLFRWKYFDYIRRHHMYHHSKRGAEVGYGLTSGLWDLLVGTRIPEDDRKLLYARGPRDRAA